In Streptomyces sp. NBC_00569, a single genomic region encodes these proteins:
- a CDS encoding alcohol dehydrogenase catalytic domain-containing protein: MRAAVLTQFGAPLTVREVPDPEAGGGEVMVEVLAASVAPYAAEVFSGERNYPLAPPVVPGIGGVGRVVHVGPDATRLRPGDLVWCDSTVRSRDDALTPDITLQGWSSRGEGGARLARYLHDGSFAELMRIPTENVFPLPAAAGDDPARWAALGVHVIPYGGLLAGGLAAGETLLVNGATGNLGSSAVAVAVAMGAGRVVAPGRNRAALDLLADRFGPLVRPVPLTGDEVDDRAAMSAAADGPIDMVIDLLPPSAPSSSARIAAMTVREYGRVVLMGGVGMLGGDDLALPYPWIMRNSITVRGQWMYPRTANVGIIRLLASGTLDLAPERVRSFGLNAVNDAVTYAASHGGPFDRTALTPPAR, translated from the coding sequence GTGCGAGCAGCAGTTCTGACGCAGTTCGGTGCCCCGCTCACAGTGCGGGAGGTTCCCGACCCCGAGGCCGGCGGCGGCGAGGTGATGGTCGAGGTCCTCGCCGCCAGCGTGGCGCCCTACGCGGCCGAGGTCTTCAGCGGTGAGCGGAACTACCCCCTGGCCCCTCCCGTCGTGCCCGGAATCGGCGGCGTGGGACGGGTCGTCCACGTGGGCCCGGACGCCACCCGGCTGCGCCCCGGCGACCTGGTGTGGTGCGACTCGACCGTGCGCTCGCGGGACGACGCCCTGACGCCCGACATCACGCTCCAGGGCTGGAGCTCCCGCGGCGAGGGCGGCGCGCGCCTCGCCCGGTACCTGCACGACGGATCGTTCGCCGAGCTCATGCGTATCCCGACGGAGAACGTCTTCCCGCTCCCCGCAGCGGCGGGGGACGACCCGGCCCGCTGGGCCGCGCTCGGCGTGCACGTCATCCCTTACGGCGGCCTGCTCGCCGGCGGGCTCGCAGCCGGTGAGACGCTGCTCGTCAACGGGGCCACCGGCAACCTCGGCAGCAGTGCGGTCGCGGTCGCGGTCGCCATGGGGGCCGGCCGCGTGGTCGCCCCAGGCCGCAACCGGGCCGCCCTCGACCTCCTCGCCGACCGATTCGGTCCACTCGTGCGCCCGGTCCCGCTCACCGGGGACGAGGTCGACGACCGCGCGGCGATGTCCGCGGCGGCCGACGGCCCGATCGACATGGTGATCGACCTGCTACCGCCGAGCGCACCCAGCTCCTCAGCGCGCATAGCAGCCATGACCGTGCGCGAATACGGCCGCGTCGTTCTCATGGGCGGCGTCGGCATGCTCGGTGGCGACGACCTCGCACTCCCCTACCCATGGATCATGCGCAACTCGATCACCGTACGCGGCCAGTGGATGTACCCGCGCACAGCGAACGTCGGCATCATCCGGCTCCTCGCCTCGGGCACCTTGGACCTCGCCCCCGAACGGGTCCGGTCGTTCGGCCTCAACGCCGTCAACGACGCCGTCACGTACGCCGCCTCACATGGTGGCCCGTTCGACCGCACCGCCCTCACCCCACCGGCTCGCTGA